The Eurosta solidaginis isolate ZX-2024a chromosome 4, ASM4086904v1, whole genome shotgun sequence genome includes a window with the following:
- the LOC137247912 gene encoding general odorant-binding protein 28a-like, giving the protein MAKLIFVATICILSATVSQAFNKEEAVKELMKKAENCKGEVGASDTDVEEMVKQEAASSVQGKCLRACLMKHFGLMDDSGKFLRSAAVKHAEDYFNNDADKLKVANEILDACVNIAVPADHCEAAEAYGKCFVEQVKAHGIEKFDFETL; this is encoded by the exons ATGGCTAAGCTCATCTTTGTGGCTACTATTTGTATTCTAAGTGCTACGGTATCACAAGCATTTAATAAGGAGGAAGCAGTGAAGGAATTGATGAAGAAAGCGGAAAACTGCAAAGGAGAAGTGGGTGCCTCAGATA cTGATGTGGAAGAAATGGTTAAACAAGAGGCAGCTTCAAGCGTGCAAGGAAAATGTCTGCGCGCATGCTTAATGAAGCATTTTGGCCTG ATGGATGACAGTGGTAAATTTTTGAGATCCGCAGCCGTGAAGCATGCCGAGGATTACTTTAATAATGATGCGGATAAATTAAAAGTAGCTAATGAAATCTTGGACGCTTGTGTAAACATCGCTGTACCTGCTGATCATTGCGAAGCAGCAGAAGCCTATGGAAAATGTTTTGTAGAGCAAGTTAAAGCTCACGGTATAGAAAAATTTGATTTCGAAACATTATAA